From Lolium perenne isolate Kyuss_39 chromosome 5, Kyuss_2.0, whole genome shotgun sequence, a single genomic window includes:
- the LOC127301476 gene encoding uncharacterized protein codes for MLAAEREVDALLTAEKREVVCRFRDCICRWLYFSLTTRVAPGIDYVDIPDADRRPAWSLLVGVTDGASSLLVSRIRVARSGRILGRSDDALDVFHNMVLANPPRDTFEAAAAPLAPDCSSICVVRCYDDDEQPQALQLTLQPHTDDDTMELPLPELEGACPCIPIYADGHIWVLSATLLDDDIDSFRVVTRRLVDGMRWEHVGAPFTGSVIHYKRPPWSGYFLQGYAVLPDTDQILVSFQNFGLFLTFHTKSGRWTPVLTDTEEPRLEDYLPIHGRGIYVRQHQAVYMLRDSTIYAYKLSYHKRAQGTPLLKLDPPVTIDFICPFIPEKGYGILTRLTDRLLCSVWISLAWRKPACPCHYLHAIVTTFHLRDEFQGGIKVLHSTYRRVDIVPNPLADQNFCFLQEYADQGSLVLEQHEEMQEDLISSQHVDEPSEILSCCRRMLDIRKVKPSPVRFSDRYIIRDWSREPKKPSSTIPPLGVGTESQHSG; via the exons ATGCTGGCGGCGGAGAGGGAGGTTGATGCGTTGCTGACGGCGGAGAAGCGGGAGGTGGTGTGCCGTTTCCGCGATTGCATATGCCGCTGGTTGTATTTTTCCCTGACAACCCGCGTCGCCCCCGGGATTGACTACGTCGACATCcccgatgccgaccgccgccccgCCTGGTCGCTGCTCGTCGGCGTCACCGACGGCGCCTCCTCCCTACTGGTGAGCCGTATCCGCGTGGCGCGATCCGGGCGTATCCTCGGCCGGAGCGACGACGCGCTCGACGTCTTCCACAACATGGTCCTCGCCAACCCGCCACGGGACACCTTCGAAGCTGCCGCCGCACCCCTGGCTCCCGATTGCTCCTCGATCTGCGTCGTGCGCTGCTACGACGACGATGAGCAACCCCAGGCACTGCAGCTAACTCTCCAGCCGCACACCGACGATGACACCATGGAGTTGCCTTTGCCGGAGCTTGAAGGGGCTTGTCCTTGCATACCaatctacgccgacggccacatcTGGGTTCTGTCCGCCACCCTGCTAGACGATGACATCGACTCGTTCCGCGTCGTCACGCGACGCCTTGTCGACGGCATGCGGTGGGAGCACGTCGGCGCCCCCTTCACCGGCTCTGTCATACACTACAAGCGCCCGCCGTGGTCCGGCTACTTCCTCCAAGGCTACGCCGTGCTCCCCGACACCGACCAGATCCTCGTCTCCTTCCAGAACTTCGGCCTCTTCCTCACCTTCCACACCAAGTCTGGCCGCTGGACCCCGGTGCTCACCGACACCGAAGAACCAAGGTTGGAAGACTACCTTCCTATCCACGGCCGCGGCATATATGTCCGGCAGCACCAAGCCGTCTACATGCTGCGCGACAGCACTATCTACGCATACAAGCTCTCCTACCACAAGCGTGCTCAGGGGACGCCGCTGCTCAAGCTGGATCCGCCTGTGACCATCGACTTCATCTGCCCTTTCATTCCCGAGAAAGGGTATGGGATCCTCACCCGCCTCACCGACCGCCTCTTGTGCTCCGTCTGGATCAGTCTCGCGTGGCGCAAGCCAGCATGCCCGTGCCACTACCTgcacgccatcgtcaccaccttcCACCTCCGCGACGAGTTTCAGGGAGGAATCAAGGTGCTGCACTCTACTTACCGCCGGGTAGACATTGTGCCCAACCCACTGGCGGACCAGAACTTCTGTTTTCTACA GGAGTACGCGGACCAGGGCTCTCTGGtgctggaacaacatgaagaaatGCAAGAGGATCTAATCAGTTCCCAGCATGTCGATGAACCATCTGAGATTCTTagttgttgcag AAGAATGCTGGATATCCGCAAAGTAAAACCCAGTCCCGTTCGCTTCAGTGATCGTTACATTATCCGCGACTGGTCTCGCGAGCCAAAGAAGCCCTCCTCGACAATTCCTCCTTTGGGAGTTGGGACCGAGTCGCAGCATTCAGGTTGA
- the LOC139831722 gene encoding uncharacterized protein, whose amino-acid sequence MLLSFLSATKPFSGSNQPENTAVDNHCMDDPYGIFEPILDCLPTMFLLILINLEVNLHKQHLQQILRNSYIETYQKSIMSYEKKGRVSIVTPDVPEELKRLFTSQEDDDAKYFRENIRYFNSHFSFTSLGVTLDRRVSTAARTGVYTFRVCAGLYHALDNLVPADNGPRHFQLYIYDTDENLIHRTKRSPDLNIEVVRKILGILERNPYAQVFKSLGSAPNLDEYKISLNTDIKLDQRRYNAPTTSQVAAIWVEGSDPQNCFDRSVVVHGKGDRPLYIRAYYGCYDPLSYPLFFPRGETEDDDVIREEQFVNFAPPEDHATDLPPDDDGDNLDEDFGDNEENATQSRKFVSAREYYCFKLQVRKKLFNIILFGGRLFQQWAVDMYIKIETMRLDWYSKPANQKVLRADLYQGLVDTVVAGESRGDRIGKRIVLPRTFPGGDRDMQRRFLDAMAIVQRWEIPDKEKYTVLHELVVKHMLHGPCACSSIKAVKYLFKYIYKGHDKASFACEQDIINDGGIINEIRQYRDARFVSPPDAMYRLYGYKLFGVSPSVLQLQLHLENMHPVAFKACENLEDVVARPTSSKSMLTEYFEMNRKFPAARKWLYREFPEHYRWIAGHKKWRTKK is encoded by the exons ATGCTG CTCTCTTTCCTTTCAGCTACAAAGCCTTTTAGTGGCTCCAATCAGCCTGAAAATACCGCAG TGGACAACCACTGCATGGATGATCCATACGGAATATTTGAGCCTATCCTTGATTGCTTGCCAACG ATGTTCCTTTTGATTCTTATCAACTTGGAAGTAAATCTTCACAAGCAACACCTGCAGCAAATACTGAGGAATTCATATATCGAAACCTACCAAAAAAGCATCATGTCCTACGAAAA AAAAGGAAGAGTCTCTATTGTTACTCCAGATGTTCCAGAAGAGTTGAAACGGTTATTTACAAGTCAAGAGGATGATGATGCTAAATATTTCAGAGAGAATATTCGTTATTTCAACTCGCACTTCTCATTCACAAGTCTAGGAGTCACACTTGATCGCCGAGTCAGCACGGCTGCAAGAACTGGCGTATATACATTCAGGGTGTGTGCCGGGTTGTACCACGCTCTTGATAACCTTGTGCCAGCTGATAATGGCCCTCGGCATTTCCAGCTCTATATTTATGATACAGATGAAAACTTGATTCACAGGACTAAGAGGTCTCCAGATCTTAATATAGAGGTCGTACGAAAGATTTTGGGAATACTAGAGCGTAACCCTTATGCACAGGTTTTCAAGAGCCTTGGGTCTGCTCCAAATCTAGATGAATATAAGATTTCACTGAACACAGATATCAAACTGGATCAACGAAGGTACAATGCCCCGACGACTTCTCAAGTGGCAGCGATATGGGTTGAAGGGAGCGACCCACAAAATTGCTTTGACAGAAGTGTTGTCGTGCATGGAAAAGGAGACCGCCCCCTGTATATTAGAGCATACTACGGGTGCTACGACCCATTGTCATATCCTCTATTTTTCCCACGTGGGGAGACTG AAGATGATGACGTGATTAGAGAAGAACAATTTGTGAATTTTGCACCACCTGAAGACCATGCCACTGATTTACCTCCTG ATGACGATGGGGATAACCTAGATGAGGATTTTGGTGATAACGAGGAGAATGCAACACAATCCAGGAAATTTGTTAGTGCGAGGGAATACTACTGCTTCAAACTGCAGGTCAGGAAGAAGCTTTTTAACATCATCTTGTTCGGGGGGCGCCTTTTCCAACAGTGGGCCGTTGACATGTATATCAAGATAGAGACTATGAGGCTTGACTGGTACTCAAAGCCGGCAAATCAGAAGGTTCTACGCGCTGACCTCTACCAG GGTCTTGTTGACACCGTCGTTGCTGGCGAGTCACGCGGTGATCGAATTGGCAAGAGAATCGTGCTTCCACGTACATTTCCTGGTGGTGACCGCGACATGCAGCGCAGGTTCCTAGATGCGATGGCAATAGTTCAGCGATGGG AGATACCAGATAAAGAGAAATACACTGTGCTGCATGAACTGGTTGTCAAACACATGCTGCACGGACCTTGTG CATGCTCGAGCATCAAGGCAGTCAAGTACTTGTTCAAGTACATCTACAAAGGGCATGACAAAGCATCCTTTGCATGCGAGCAAGATATAATCAATGATGGTGGAATCATCAATGAAATTCGACAATATAGGGATGCACGCTTTGTATCTCCTCCAGATGCGATGTACCGGCTTTACGGTTATAAATTATTTGGTGTAAGTCCATCTGTGCTGCAGCTCCAGCTTCATTTGGAAAACATGCATCCAGTCGCATTTAAAGCCTGTGAAAATCTGGAAGATGTTGTCGCTCGCCCGACTTCTTCCAAGTCCATGCTTACCGAGTACTTTGAGATGAACCGGAAGTTCCCAGCAGCACGGAAATGGTTGTACAGAGAGTTCCCAGAGCATTATAGATGGATTGCTGGACATAAGAAATGGCGAACGAAAAAATAA